The genomic segment GTGGCCGGGTTGTTGAATATATTTTCAGGCATATAAACATAAACAATTTAAAATAAAGTGTTTATATACGAAAAATTACTGTACTTCGATCTGGCCAGGACCGACTTTATCCACATCAGCACACCATCCATACCGACTTATACACATGTTTTCCACACCCCTTCGGGCGGCGAAGCTATACATCCCCGCACAATATCTTGAGCGTCATGAGGCCGCAGGACGACCAGCAGAAAAAAACGCGGAAGTCCGTTGAAGTGGACTTCCGCGAAGTATGTCGATCGGGCGTTCGCGCCGGGATTGCCATCCGGCGTCAGATTCGGATGGGCATGATCACATTCACGTAGCTGTCGTCCGGCGCGTCGGTGCACGGCTTCAGTATCCCCGGGCTCATGGCGTCCTTCACCACGAGCACCACCTGGTCCGAATCGACGCGCCGAAGCACATCGAGCACGAAGTCCGGGTTAAAGGCGATTTCCACGACCTCGCCATCGTACTCGACGGGCAGTTCTTCCTCGTATTCACCGACTTCCGGCGTCACCACCTTCAGCCCCAGGAGGCCCTTTCCAAAGCTGAAGCGCACCGAATTGAACTTTTCGTTCGTCATTGTGCGGGTGCGGCGCATGGCCTCCATGAAGCGATCGGTATTAACAATGATTTCCTTGTCGTGCTTGGCCGGAATGACCATGTTGTAGTTTGGAAAGGTTCCCTCGATGAGCGCCGACACCAGGCGGAGGTTGTTGAATACAAAGGCGATCTGGCTTTCGTCCAATAACACCTCGACCGGCGCGTCGTCGTCCAGGAGGCGTTCGAGCTCGTGAATCATCTTCGACGGGATGATGACCTTGGCTTCCTTTTCCTCGGGAACGGCTTCCGAATCTCGATTCAGGCTCATGCGGCGGCCATCCGTGGCGACGACGGTCACCTTTCCGCCCGCAATCTCAAAAAGCAGCCCCGTGAGGTTGTAGCGCGCCTGATCGTTGCAGATGGCGAAGGACGATCGCTGAAACAGCTTCTTCAACTGCCCCTGTTTGAACGAAAGCGGCTCGATGCCCTCGAAATTGCGGATCGGCGGGAATTCATCCGGCGACATGCTGAACAGACGCGTCTCGATCTTCCCGCAGGTGATCTCGATGACGTTGTTGTCCATGAGGTGGAGCGTAATGTCTTCGTCGGGCATTTCACCGAGCATGGAGGATACGCG from the Candidatus Hydrogenedentota bacterium genome contains:
- the dnaN gene encoding DNA polymerase III subunit beta, with the protein product MKITIPRQDLFDAVNKVKSVVSSKSALPILSHILIETGEACVKLAATDLKVSIECTVDCLVEQPGALTVSSQRVSSMLGEMPDEDITLHLMDNNVIEITCGKIETRLFSMSPDEFPPIRNFEGIEPLSFKQGQLKKLFQRSSFAICNDQARYNLTGLLFEIAGGKVTVVATDGRRMSLNRDSEAVPEEKEAKVIIPSKMIHELERLLDDDAPVEVLLDESQIAFVFNNLRLVSALIEGTFPNYNMVIPAKHDKEIIVNTDRFMEAMRRTRTMTNEKFNSVRFSFGKGLLGLKVVTPEVGEYEEELPVEYDGEVVEIAFNPDFVLDVLRRVDSDQVVLVVKDAMSPGILKPCTDAPDDSYVNVIMPIRI